The Drosophila teissieri strain GT53w chromosome X, Prin_Dtei_1.1, whole genome shotgun sequence genome has a segment encoding these proteins:
- the LOC122625080 gene encoding tRNA (guanine-N(7)-)-methyltransferase non-catalytic subunit wuho, translating to MCTTISFAEPEIVLGHGRRVLFVNPDDLQIFKEIELPPDLGLKGLGSQSQESCPAVAAATSTSTATATCAGKEPVGKEQQLAKQPEEGGPTASGSGATSTSVQNVTYSPDGQLLAVTTSGGQKALLLYRARPENARLLSTRPLARAASAVRFCSDSSSVLVTDKTGDCYQYDCVELEAPPRLLLGHLSVVYDILWSEDQQHIITCDRDDKIRVTNYPATFDIHSYCLGHREFVSGLALLTDKHIASASGDKTLRVWNYIQGKELLQHELPAPAVRLLVRQLEPEKIFQAAVLFYDHVDALGLYRLERSSDDIWSVTATQLVCAEAGSWSISNFTLTSDRIYVTGAENERLSLRVYDIATGQPATSGVPEGWLKMVLDGLGANEEGAPPFIPEDLSVWFKKRFDNVSDYLERKKRRIEEQQQQKCG from the coding sequence ATGTGCACAACAATTTCGTTCGCGGAACCCGAAATCGTGCTCGGCCATGGCCGCAGGGTGCTCTTCGTGAACCCCGACGACCTGCAGATATTCAAGGAGATCGAGCTGCCGCCCGACCTTGGCCTGAAAGGCCTTGGATCCCAGTCCCAGGAATCGTGTCCAGCGGTTGccgcagccacatccacatccacagccacagccacatgcGCTGGAAAGGAACCGGTTGGCAAGGAGCAACAGCTTGccaagcagccggaggagggCGGCCCAACCGCCTCCGGATCGGGAGCCACCAGCACATCGGTGCAGAATGTGACCTACTCTCCAGACGGACAGCTGCTGGCCGTGACCACTAGTGGGGGCCAGAAGGCGCTCCTGCTGTATCGCGCGCGGCCGGAGAACGCACGCCTGCTCTCCACCCGCCCACTGGCCCGGGCGGCCAGCGCTGTGCGCTTCTGCAGCGACAGCAGCTCTGTTCTGGTCACGGACAAGACTGGCGATTGCTATCAGTACGACTGCGTCGAGTTGGAGGCTCCGCCGCGCCTGCTGCTGGGCCATTTGAGCGTAGTGTACGACATCCTATGGTCGGAGGACCAGCAGCACATCATCACCTGCGACCGTGATGACAAGATACGCGTGACCAACTATCCCGCCACCTTCGACATCCACAGCTATTGCCTGGGCCACAGGGAGTTCGTCTCGGGACTGGCCCTGCTCACGGACAAGCACATCGCCTCCGCCTCGGGGGACAAGACGCTGCGCGTATGGAACTACATCCAGGGCAAGGAGCTGTTGCAGCATGAGCTACCGGCACCGGCGGTTCGTTTGTTGGTGCGTCAACTGGAGCCGGAGAAGATATTCCAGGCGGCGGTGCTCTTCTACGATCACGTGGACGCCCTGGGACTGTATCGCCTAGAGCGCAGTTCGGACGACATCTGGAGCGTCACGGCCACGCAACTGGTGTGCGCCGAGGCGGGCTCCTGGAGCATTAGTAACTTTACTTTAACTAGCGACCGGATCTACGTCACCGGCGCGGAGAACGAGCGCTTGAGCCTGCGAGTCTACGACATCGCAACTGGCCAGCCGGCGACTAGCGGAGTGCCCGAGGGCTGGCTGAAGATGGTGCTGGACGGACTGGGCGCCAACGAGGAGGGCGCACCACCATTCATTCCCGAGGACTTGTCCGTTTGGTTTAAGAAGCGCTTCGACAACGTCAGCGACTATTTGGAGCGCAAGAAGCGACGCATcgaggagcaacagcagcagaagtgcGGCTAA